The DNA region CAACCGTCTTGACGTCGGCCTTGCAGGCGGAGGCCTTGCCTCTGTCCTGGATGCCGTTGACGGCGAAGACGACGATCCCGGCCAGCACGCCGAGGATGACGATGACCATCAGCAGTTCGATCAGGGTGAAGCCCTTCTGGTCCTTCCGGGCCTCGTGCACGGCCTCAAGCAAGCTGTTCATGGAGTTCTCCTGTGGATTGGAAATGTGGGGGTGACCTGCGGAAAGAGACTTCAACCCGGAGGCGGTTCCCGACCGGTCTCCTGGTTGACCGCGACCACCTCCCCGCCCCGGATGCGGGTGTCGGCGAACCGACGGACGGCGAGACTGAACGGGTGCCCCGGCGCGGACTCGGCCAGCGGCACCCCCCGGTTGACCGACGCGGACAACTCCCACGTCGAGGGCAGATAGGCGGCGATCGGGTTGCGCACGACGCCGTCGATGTCCTCGGCGGTGATGCCCGCGTGGCCGTT from Alloactinosynnema sp. L-07 includes:
- a CDS encoding type II secretion system protein encodes the protein MNSLLEAVHEARKDQKGFTLIELLMVIVILGVLAGIVVFAVNGIQDRGKASACKADVKTVEVALEAYYAKLSSYPPADDWAALTTAPNKFLHSQPNSPDYVIAFNGAGHVTASGACTQV